One Prolixibacteraceae bacterium DNA segment encodes these proteins:
- the fabG gene encoding 3-oxoacyl-[acyl-carrier-protein] reductase, giving the protein MKLLEGKTAIVTGASRGIGKAIALQLASQGCNIAFTDLFYDDNAKQTEEEIKALGVKAQGYGSDASNFAQTEEVVAAVVKEFGRIDVLVNNAGITMDTLLMRMTETQFDKVIEVNLKSVFNFTKACQRTMLKQRSGSIVNVSSVVGVSGNAGQANYSASKAGIIGFTKSIAKELGSRNIRCNAIAPGFIITEMTGAIPEDARKAWEASIPMRRGGTPDEVAKVVTFLGSDLSSYVSGQVINICGAMNT; this is encoded by the coding sequence ATGAAGCTATTAGAAGGAAAAACAGCTATCGTTACTGGTGCATCAAGAGGTATCGGTAAAGCCATTGCCTTACAATTGGCATCACAAGGATGTAATATCGCATTTACAGACCTTTTCTATGATGACAACGCAAAACAGACAGAAGAAGAGATCAAAGCTTTAGGTGTAAAAGCTCAAGGATATGGATCAGATGCTTCTAACTTCGCACAAACAGAAGAGGTAGTAGCAGCAGTTGTAAAAGAGTTCGGACGTATCGATGTATTGGTAAACAATGCAGGTATCACCATGGACACACTTCTTATGCGTATGACTGAAACTCAATTCGACAAAGTAATCGAAGTGAACCTTAAGTCGGTATTTAACTTTACCAAAGCATGTCAACGTACGATGTTGAAGCAGCGTTCAGGATCTATCGTGAACGTGAGTTCGGTAGTAGGTGTTAGTGGTAACGCAGGACAAGCAAACTACAGTGCTTCTAAAGCAGGTATCATCGGATTTACTAAATCGATCGCGAAAGAGCTTGGTAGCCGTAACATCCGTTGTAACGCAATCGCTCCAGGTTTCATCATCACAGAGATGACAGGTGCAATTCCAGAAGATGCTCGTAAAGCATGGGAAGCTTCAATCCCTATGCGTCGTGGTGGTACTCCAGACGAAGTAGCAAAAGTAGTTACTTTCTTAGGATCTGACCTTTCATCATACGTTAGTGGACAGGTTATTAATATCTGTGGTGCAATGAATACCTAA